The window TCTACCTTTAATTATTTTAATAGTCAAGGGCTTTGTTGCGTGAATAAGGGGTAATTTGGTATAATCTGGCCATGATTAACGAACTGAAAGGGGCCAGAAGTGTCCCAACGTTAGAATATATTTGAGTTGCAAATTAAGAACCCTGCGGCAGAGACCGCAGGGTATGCAATTAGAACATCCGTAATTGCTCTTCTTGCGTGTCTTCACCTTGTTGCTTTATGTATCTTTCCACCACGCTCCAGTCGCCCCGGACTCCGACTGTCGCTACATAATACCCGTCACTCCAGAACTCTCCGCCCCACAGCTCTTTTCTCAATTCCGGCAACGCCTGAAACAACTGCTTCGCTGTGATGCTCTTGTATAATCGCACAAATGCCCCGGGACCATACTTCGGATG is drawn from candidate division TA06 bacterium and contains these coding sequences:
- the tnpA gene encoding IS200/IS605 family transposase, whose product is HPKYGPGAFVRLYKSITAKQLFQALPELRKELWGGEFWSDGYYVATVGVRGDWSVVERYIKQQGEDTQEEQLRMF